The Elusimicrobiota bacterium sequence GGGGGCTGATTCGTTTGTTGGGGGATGAGGTTTCCGTTGTTCGGTTGGCGTTGTTTCCCCTGCACTTGGCGGGCGTGTTTTCGGTTTATTTTTTGGCCCGGCGGTTTGTTCGACGCCCCTTCTTGGCCTCGCTCGTTTGGTTGGTTTCTCCTCATGTCTGGCTGACCACCAATTCCCTTTTGGTGGACGCCATGTTGGCGTCCCTGGTGTCCATCGGAATTTGCCTGTGGGTGGAAGGGTGGGAAAGGGATTCGGATCTTTTGCTCGCGGGCGGCGCTTTCTTCCAAGGGTTAAGCTTTTTGGTGAAATACACGGGATTGATTTCCATCGCTGTTTCGCTGATCTGGATCCTCCTTTGGTCCAAACGGCGGTTCCACGGGAAATCCCTTTGGTTGTCCATTCCCGTGGGAATGGGCGTGGGTTGGTTTTTGTGGTCGCGGTCCTTTTACGGGGAGTCCCACTTTCTGGCCGTGGCGCGGGGAAGCCTCTCTTTTCACGGTGGGGATCGGTGGGTGACGCTCGCCGCGTTTGCGACGGCGACGACACCCATTCTCGCTCTGGCCGGCATCAAAAATCTTTTGACGAATAAACCGGCGCGCGTGGGAGCCCTCGGGGCCTTCCTGGCGGCGGGGATTTTGGCGCCGTTCACCGACATGATTACCACCTTCGGGCTCTGTGCCCTCGCCTCCCTTTTCGTCGTCGCCCTTTGGCCGGCGGCTCCCGACGCCGACAGGGCGCCCGGAGAGGGGTGGTTGCGTTCATGGATTCTCCTCGGTGTCGTCGGTTTGTGGGCCGCCAGGGGATGGGTTTGCGCCCGTTACCTTGTGGTCATTGGAATACCGTTGGTCCTGCTTTCACTTCAAGTTCTTGAATCCTGGCGGTTTTGGGGGAAAATTGGCCGTTCCGCCCTTTGGGGGTTGATCGTCTATGGCGGATGTTTGGCGGCGGCTAATTTTCAGCAGGCCGCGGTGGATCCCTGGGCGATAAAAGAGGTTCAGAAGAAATTTGGACGTGACACTTCTGTCCAGTGGTTTTTCCCAGCGGCCACTCTGTCCGGCCTTCCTTATTACGGAGCCAAGGCCGGGTGGAGGCCGTTGAAGCCGGGGGAAGATATCCCGCCAGGGGGGCGCCTCCTTCTTCCCGCGCGACGGTTACCAAAGGTTTTTTGGCCGAACACACAGGGGGCCGCCGTCCTGGGAACTTTCTCGGCCCCTCGCGGACTTCCCTTTCGCTTGCTTGGATCCAAGGCGGGGTTTTATGGGTCGATTTGGGGGCCGCGACCCTTTGGTTTTTCTTTAGAACCCGTTGAAAAGTTTTATATCTTTGAGACCTCAAATGAGTAGCTTGGGGGAACTGTCGGGTGGCGCCTGGGGGGGAAATGGCATCGGACCAGGAATTCGTTGATTTTGTCTGCGATCAGATGCGGGGAGCCGGGCCTATCTCCTTTCGGAAGATGTTTGGAGAATACGCGATTTACTGCCGCGGGAAAGTGGTGGCGCTTGTTTGCGATAACCAATTGTTCGTTAAGCCCACGGCGGGCGGCCGATCCTTCGGCGGGAATGTGGAAGAGGCTCCTCCTTACCCTGGGGCGAAAAATTATTTTCTGGTGGGCGATCGAATCGACGATCGGGAGTGGGTTTCCGGCTTGGTCCGAGCCACGGAAAAAAACCTCCCCGCGCCGAAGCCGAAGAAACGCAAGTCGAAAAGGCGCCTCTAGGAGCTTGATCCATTCTCCCGATTCGGCTGCAAATTTATCTGTCGGCCTGGGTCTTTGCCCCGAATATATTTTTTAGCATCCCACTCGGTCTTTGTTATAGGATCGTTAGGGGGAATATTGTCCAAAGGGAGTGATTATGCGAATTGTTTTGGCGGTGTCAGCCTGGGTCCTTTTAGCGGGGTGTGCGCCAACGTTGGTTCAGCTCAATTCACGGGCTGAACGGGTGACCGTCAGCAAGGAAAACCCCGGCCCTGGGTTCAAAGAAATTGGACCCATCTCGGCGTCCCATGGGGAAGGGAACGGGGTGATTGGCCGGAAGGGAACCTACGAAGGGGCTTACACCCTTCTCAAAAACAAGGCCGCCGACATGGGGGCGGACCATGTGATGATCTTGAATATCGTGGAGGCGGACTCTAACCCCAATGATCCGGGCGATAACCATTTTGTGATCCGCGGGGTGGCGTATCGAAAGGGTCCGTAAATCTTTCGAGCGTCAAAAGTTAGACAAATTGGTATTGAAACGGGCCCATGGGGGTTCCGATCTTCGTTAAGGAGGCTTTTATGAGTGCTCATGCGTTTCGTGTTGCAGTGGCTGTGGTTCTTGGTGTTCAACTCGTTGGTTTTTCAGCGGCGGACCTTCGGGCCGAGGCGGAAAAACCTGTTGTGGAGTCGGCCGGGCCCGCGGCGGGCGTTTCTCCCGTGGACCTGGCGGGCCAGGAGGCTTGGCGAAAAGAGTTCAACGGGGTCCGGACCCAACGCAACGTGTTGTTGGGGGGGAGCGTGGCGGCTGTGGTGGCGGGCGGCGTGGTCTATGTGGCGGCCATGGGGGATATGACTGACGCGAAGAACACGCCCGGGTGCGATTATTCGGGGGGAACCATTTATTGCGCGGACGAGGCCAGCCGGGCCGCCGCCCAGGACCAACTCGATTCGTCCCAACAAAAAATGCTCATCGGCGCGGCCGTCTCCCTGGGAGGTTTGGGGTTGGCTTTGTGGGGGGCTTTCAAATCGGGGGAAATGAGCCGTTTGGAGAGGGCAGGGGAGAAAAAGGGATATTCGCTTTCGTTGGAGCCCCGTGGAATGACGGGCATGGAGCTGTTGGTTCGCCGTACGTTTTAGTGTGGACCGGGGAGGAGAACACGCGGGAAAAAAAGTCCTTGACAATTTCGGAAGATATGGCATAATGAAGGCCGTAAGATTGAAGTTTGGCTTCCGGTTCGTCGGTGGAACATCATCGTAACAGGCCGTGTGGACAAACGTCCCCGCGGCTTTTTTTGCGTGTGGTTCGCTGTGGAATGCGCTTCAGAAACTATCTTACATGGACGGTGATGTTTCGATGAAAGGTACAGTGAAATGGTTCAACGCATCCAAGGGGTTTGGTTTTATCACCCCCGAAGGTGGTGCGGAGGACGTGTTTGTTCACTTCTCGGCCATTCAAGGGGAAGGTTACAAATCCCTCAATGACGGCCAAGCGGTGGAGCTCGAGGTGACCAAAGGCCCCAAAGGCCTGCAGGCCGCCAACGTTCGCCCGTTGTAACCAACGGCTTCGTTAGAAAGGACCCTCGCCGGTTTAGCCGGCGA is a genomic window containing:
- a CDS encoding DUF4156 domain-containing protein, producing the protein MRIVLAVSAWVLLAGCAPTLVQLNSRAERVTVSKENPGPGFKEIGPISASHGEGNGVIGRKGTYEGAYTLLKNKAADMGADHVMILNIVEADSNPNDPGDNHFVIRGVAYRKGP
- a CDS encoding TfoX/Sxy family protein translates to MASDQEFVDFVCDQMRGAGPISFRKMFGEYAIYCRGKVVALVCDNQLFVKPTAGGRSFGGNVEEAPPYPGAKNYFLVGDRIDDREWVSGLVRATEKNLPAPKPKKRKSKRRL
- a CDS encoding glycosyltransferase family 39 protein translates to MAGLFLAAGLALFPFFRQALFVDDHAHFEQAERIAWTGGGPYSKTAGGLGWVKGQIPGEANGPVYLMAVGGLIRLLGDEVSVVRLALFPLHLAGVFSVYFLARRFVRRPFLASLVWLVSPHVWLTTNSLLVDAMLASLVSIGICLWVEGWERDSDLLLAGGAFFQGLSFLVKYTGLISIAVSLIWILLWSKRRFHGKSLWLSIPVGMGVGWFLWSRSFYGESHFLAVARGSLSFHGGDRWVTLAAFATATTPILALAGIKNLLTNKPARVGALGAFLAAGILAPFTDMITTFGLCALASLFVVALWPAAPDADRAPGEGWLRSWILLGVVGLWAARGWVCARYLVVIGIPLVLLSLQVLESWRFWGKIGRSALWGLIVYGGCLAAANFQQAAVDPWAIKEVQKKFGRDTSVQWFFPAATLSGLPYYGAKAGWRPLKPGEDIPPGGRLLLPARRLPKVFWPNTQGAAVLGTFSAPRGLPFRLLGSKAGFYGSIWGPRPFGFSLEPVEKFYIFETSNE
- a CDS encoding cold-shock protein, which translates into the protein MKGTVKWFNASKGFGFITPEGGAEDVFVHFSAIQGEGYKSLNDGQAVELEVTKGPKGLQAANVRPL